A region of the Mytilus edulis chromosome 11, xbMytEdul2.2, whole genome shotgun sequence genome:
tcgcaaataccactccataacatgatatatctgtttaattacaccgaatagTTAAGGACTAAAATTCTCTGTACAGGtgaagttgatttttttcttttacttgtAACGGTGTAATTCATAAACATGTGTATTGAAAACGTTAGATTATTTAATAAATACCtacgggtctcgaggccaatacagcaaaccttgaatctataccagtgccaatatagaaacagccagttaataacactatattattatgatttgaCAAGTGAGAAGTGATATACACTTTGATCCTCATTACTGGGTTCACTGCGGGGTGGACTAACGCACACATGGTAGAGAGTGTTGGTCAATGGACGAACAGTCAAGGTTGGGTCTGGCTGTGGCATTTATCATCagatatataacaacaaacacaTCTAGCATtttatatgttattatttttttaatatccaaACATATACgtatacatatgtacattcaATGAAAACAATTGCAGTTCATAACAatcaaaacacattttgtttGATTGCAGTAACTAAACCTTTATCTAAATCATCCTTTTTATAgggccaaaaaaagtacgaagttgaagagcattgaggaccgaacattcttaaaagttatgccaaatacagctaaggtaatctattcctgaggtaaaaaaaacatttttttttccaatcaGAGATCGCAGGCAATAGCAGAATATTTCAAACAGAGAcatacatttttcaaaatttcaaactgtTGTTCACAGttaataattatgaacatatcaatgataactcaagtcaacacaaaagtgctgaccactgggctggtgataccctcaacCAAAAACCCTAAACACGGATGATAACAATTACACAAAAATATCTGTATCCTTAATCGcaaaaaacagcaacaacaataaatatattattagagtctttaaaacatttgatataaaacacaatataatatcatAAGAACAATTTATGAAAGAGCCActttaaaaagagttatgagagactgtaataaacacattaaaaCACATGTATATTACTTCTATAAAATGTATCAATATATTTTAGCATAAAACAccataatattaaaaacaattacataaaaaaaacacaattatataaaaaaaaaacattatatacactTAATACGAGTATAAAATACACTTTCTCTAAAAAAGTACTTCATGGCAGATTTTAGCTgtaaaataatgaaacataaataacaacttaattaattaattaatttctaTATTACATTCACTGTTATAAAGTATCGTATTGCAAATCTGCATCTTCTGGGCAttctaataaaacatgtttttcatcttcaattatattcaaataatttttcgacaattaaaacaaaaccttTTATTAACATCTTAACCTTCATATGACAGTTTCGATTTTAATCTGAGTAACACCTGCTCTAAATTTAGAATATGCACTTAAATATTAACCGGGCATACtaatacttaaatattttttctgtacaataatttgaattaaataaccTGTAAGTATGCAATTAACTGCTTTCATTTTAACTAATCTATAAGCAATACACTGTAGCCttgataaagaaaatattatcTTGAATTGTTCACATAAAAATGAATATGCAGGTATTTAGGGAGTAAACTATCATAACCGATATTGTTAGTTAAAAGTACCCGTATGTCACTTTTCACTGGTGATATTAATATTGATTATAAATACACGGACAAAAATGCATATATCACTGATTAATAATATTATTCTGatacaattttataaacaatatataattcataataaTACATAATTGAAACTTTACCAATTATTACACACATATTTTCACTGAACATTGTTATTAACGTGTATCTTAATTACATTAAACTTTCAGTCTCCGAATCCATTTGCCACAATATCAGAAAACTGTTTTTAGGAGAGCTGAGGGTGTGTATTGGAGATaattatatctaaatattacattatttaaaaacaaaaaacaatgtttttgtcaattttgtttcgtttttttttattgctttttctcttgcattttttttgtctattattCTTTATTATGTTAAACCCATATTGATTCGTGTGACTGTTTAAAGAAAACATTCGTATAAGCCCCAGAGTCTTAAAAACTCGCATGACAACGCTTTTAAGTGATCTACATATTTAGCAAACATGATCTTATTAATGAATTTCATGGTATTTTCTGTTTAAATGCTATTATCTCAATTGGATTGGGTAAAAATTTACAATACACAGTAAGGtcctgaaataaaatataaccTGTCACGTTAattagtaatatatatatttgtatgtttttaagtTACGTTATTAATATACTACAatctttaactttttaaaaaagtttgttttttaacaGATGGGCAAACGTCCTTAAAACACATGCATATTATTGTTATTGATAGAGATCGTATACAGTTTAAGCcattgaaaatatatacaaataacaaaagtattataaaaaaaatataccgatCAATATACTTAGTTCCACAAATTCTTAAATCCAAAATGTTAGACACACGTGTCAGCCATTGCAAATGTATACAAAAACATACGTAATGTAGAACGTTTTACAAATAATTAGTTCCAGAAATTCCTAAATCTAAAATCTAAGACGTCATATACTAATTAATTTATGGAAATATTGGTTTTAATAATAGAACCAGTACTTCCTTTATGACAGAATTATCTGTAAACTTGCATTACATGACTATGTTGTACAAAATATAGAGAATACACTGACAGTAAAACAACTAATGGTCGTaaaaatacaatatgaaaaaagtaCTACAACAAGCTACATGTATTACATATTGCAACCCAAGTAATGATTGCAAAAATTGttcaatcaattaaaaattattGTCGTGTACAAAAATTGAAGAAGAGGAAAAACGTTagaggcaaaaaaaaaagaaaaaaaagagaaaaaagaagtCATCGTTAATATGATAATATGATAAATGACAATAATCAAACTCCATACACATTGCTTAACCATTAGAAAAGGAAGCAGTTGTGAAGTTTAATAACGTCTAAATACAATCAGTAAAATAAGATAAGTTAATTTAGTAATATAAGATATAGAAGTGTAAATAACAGACAAAGAAGATACCAAAGAATTATTCAAACttgtaaattcaaaattaactGACAAAACCATGTCAAAAAACGGAAAACGACAAAAATACTACCAAAAGTACACAAATATACATAGATAGATAATAACAAGAACCAAAAAATTAATCATACCTAGAATGAATCAGTATAaataaatactagaacacacccgtgatatcgcgggtccgtgaatgaattaaagtatataactatgcgcaagctttattttagtattagtattgtcatcggATAAAGttatgccgattataagatacacagttttctctgctttcaaatctttctgtttgaacccgtcgaaatGGAACTTATCAAATATTGGTAATATTAactatttggaaaacaaaagatcctggaatggagtattttttaatcaacagcattgtcatatattagttataaataaagttgaattctttgattcgctgttttatgtcatgcatgcccactaacaaattgaaaaatgtacctatacgccttatttttagtccaaatttgttatcttagaaagtcttactgattaaaatacttcAAAAGGTAACAATTtaacaattaagtagtgtcaaccctgtgattatgacgcgtgtatatagcatattaatcctgaatacaccgtttggtggtgctcctgtcagatgcggaacgtacagataaggtaataggaaacaggtgaatatactattggtatcggtatcggactcaacccggaacttcttaattattggcaatattaattacatggaaaacaaaagggcctggagtggggTAATTtataatctacacctttgtactatattagttaaatataaagttaaattctttgattcgtcgtttttacgtgatgacggctgacaaattggacctcgtaattttagtattatagatattacggattacaaatgtgacgaggtttgtgattggataacaacacagagatgtcagtatatattcaggaaactgccggggtatatacgacgtttttatccccaattggaacctcttAAACGTCATCATAaaaccggttactatgtgacgtagtcaaaagccatcagactgtcagaggctcacagagggaaaaataatgacgtgcttcagtcaataaaacatttttgatacaaaatcacgcaatttacacttttaatacttaaatttaatgttaaaactgttattattaattattacatacacgataatattatgttcacagcaaattagaaaatcctttacgtatgccgaacatatcaggttgtgTTTTTCAACTGATAtaatatatgtgttgtcaacaaatacctgctctggaaaataacattaagtcaggggtaatccgtaatatatgtgttattcaggtctcagaaagggtatatactgtgacattcccggcttaggggaTATacactctaagccgggaatgtcacagtatataccctgtctgagacctgaataacatataatgtgACACTAGACAACCATGAAATATCAAATAACAactgtataataataaaattaaatgtttactgAGTGCGGTACAGTGACATTATTTTGTTTCACCACTATTGTTTTCTGCAAATCAaatttgattggttttttttcctgGTGATACAGTCAGGATATATTGATGTAAAGTGAAGTTATGCTGCATTAGTCTTGTGAACATGgtaacataatatataaatataataggatgcaaaacaaaatatatcaaacagaGACCAACGTTAAGACATGAAAAGCAGGAAATACCAAATAAAGACAGAACTAATGTGATGGATAGCATTATATACCAAACAGATGTTGATCTCACACAGAGACAGAAATTATGAGATGAAATGATATCAAACAGCGACAGAAGTAAAGGTATACATAGCAGTTAAAATCAACAGGAGACAGAAGTAGTAGGATAAAGCTCAGCAGGTATCCAATGGAGACAGACAATTTGGTGGAATAGCAGTATATTCATCAAACATACTCCAAAATAAGACCATATCACATAGATCAATATTTATTATTCTTCTCTGACAGTAACCGTATAACATCAGTATGTCCGTTCTGACTTGCTTTGTCCAGTGGACTACAGCCATCATTGTCACAAAGATCGACGTTAGAATTTTTTTCTAACAATAATTTAACTACTTGAGTATGTCCGTTCAGACTGGCAATGTATAGAGGACTACAGCCATCATTGTCACATTGATCAACGATAGGATTTCTCTCTAACAACAACTTAACTATTTCAGTATGTCCGTTCTAACTTGCCACAAACAGAGGACTACATCCATCAGTTTGACATAGATTAAtgttaggattcttctctaataACAACTTTACTATTGCAGTATGTCCGTTCTGACTTGCCATGAACAGAGGACTACATCCATTAGTGCGACATAGATCAACGTAAGGATTTTTCTCTAACAACaactttactatttcagtatgtccGTTCTTACTTGCCTGTCTCAGTGGACTACAGCCATCTTCGTCACATAGATTAAtgttaggattcttctctaacaacaACTTTACTATTTTAGTATGTCCGTTTTGACTTGCAATGTACAGAGGACTACATCCATCCTTTTGACATAGATCAATGTTAGGATTCCTTTCTAACAATAACTTCACTATATCAGTATTTCCGTTTTGACTTGCAATGTACAGAGGACTACATCCATCATTTTGACATAGATCGATGTCAGGATTTCTCTCTAACaacaactttactatatcagtatgtccgtTCTGACTCGACATGTACAAAGGACTACCTCCAACATTGTCACATACATCAACGTTAGGATTCCTCTCTAACAACAACTTTACTATTTTagtatgtccttcctgacttgccTGTCTCAGTGGACTACATCCATTATTGACACATAGATTAATGTTAgaattcttctctaacagtaactttactatatcagtatgtccgtTCTGACTTGCCATGAACAGTGGACTACATCCATCAGAGTTACATAGATTAATATCAGGAGACTTCTCTAACAACAGCTTTACTACATCAGTATTTCCGTTTTGACTTGCAATGTACAGAGGACTACATCCATTATTTGGACATATATCAAtgttaggattcttctctaacaacaactttactatttcagtatTTCCGTTTTGACTTGCAATGTACAGAGGACTACATCCATTATTTGGACATAAATCGATGTTAGGATTCCTCTCTAACAACAACTTTAATATTTCAGTATGTCCGTTTTGACTTGTCATGGACAGTCCACTAACCCCATCATCTCTACATTGATCCACATCTACATCAGTATGTAATATCCACTGTACCATATCAGTATAACCATCGAAACAAGTCAGTATCAGCGGAGTAGAACCTGATCCATAGTGCTCTTTCGATAATACTGTGTCACATGTATTTGCTAATGTGACTTGAAGTGATTTGTCCAGATTTTGTAAGTGCTTCAACAGCTGTTGTCTAAAATCTAAAACTTTCAAATTGTTGTTCATAAATGTAACACTCACTTTTCCTGTTGCCCAGTCCTTTATAAACCTTTCTAAATACAATCCAAAATTCTCTTCTGGTATTTGAATAAGGAAGTCTATGTTGCTTTTCCCTTCATCTGTTGAATTCCTCCATATGAAGCGTTCATGAACAAAATCACTATCAGCATGGTCTATTAAACATTCAATCATTTTCTGACCAAAGTAATAAGCAAGGAAGTCAAACAATTTATCATGTACTGTTCTATAGATACCATCCtgtttatgtacaaatgtaccttCTAGAGTGAGAAGGGCCTCTTTTAGTTTTGCCTTGGAAGTACCTCTGTTCAATCCACAAGCATCACATGTAGTTTCGATAAGTTGTTGTTGATCACGTGTTACTGTACCCTGGATCCATTTGTCTTTCAGCTGATTATTAAAGAGAACTAGTAAAGCTAGACTGCATATTTTATAGTTCCCCTCATCTCCATGCCTACCCAAACTGTCTAGTTCAGTTTGATAGACGAAAAatggatttttgaaaaattcctTAACATCTCCATGTTTTTCCTTAAGATATAAAGAGCATAAAAGAGGAAAGAATTCACTATTTTGTGATAGTTTATCAATATTGTCTAAACTTGAATCAATATACATACTTGCcataatatatttttcttcagCTGTAAGGCATAACTTATCTGACATTAGATTACATTCACAGGTCTTAAAAGGTTCTAATATATTAAACTTATCATCTCTATAAACTTGTAACCTACAAGATACAATAATCTTACAACATTTGTCTGCAATAATTGTTTTAATCACAGGTAACAGTTGTTGCCAGTTTTCAATCTGTAGTTGGTTGGCAGTAAAATTTCCACAAATATCATCTATGATGAAGACTGTCTGTTTACCAGGTTGATAATAATCTCTGATATCATCCTGTTTTCTTACTGGTATTATTTTGTACCCTTCCTTTTGTAAAACTAGTGCTGTGTGTCTTGCAATAAAAGATTTGCCTACTCCTGATGGTGCAGTTAAAGTCAAACAACTGTTGGTCTGTAAACACTCAAGCACGTACTCACTTGCTCTTGTAGACACAAACATATTATCCTTTATTTCCCATTCTGTTATTTCGTTTTCTATTTGgtctgaaaaaatattataaagtgtAGCTAATTAGAGATAAAATAATgacaatttaaattaatttaactaTATCATAATAAGCAGGCAATTAATAGTGGATTACGTATGTTGTGTAAgttgtttcatattttgacaTTATCGTCTTATCGTTGAAGGCTAGATGACGACCTGAAGTGTAATACGGGCTTGCATTTGTTGCCATCATTTGCTTCTTATTTTGAAAGCATTATAATTGGAACTACCCAAGACAATGATATTTTCTTTTAAGACACAAGGATATTGTCTTGTCTAACCATGGAAAGGTACTATAAGATATAGCTTATTGTAAAATCattgaaaaaacatataaatacatgGTTAATACTAATTTAAAGCAAAACATAGATTAAAATGTTCCAAATAACATCAATTCATTTAAATATACGGTCAAAAGTAAATGACAAAAAAGATTATAACAATATACAATACCGTAAAAAAGATACAACCTTCATACCGAATGTCGtaagtctaaattaaaaaaaaagtttgtggaCGATGATGTATCGTTTGTCTACTGCTATGACtgtatgcaaatataaaaaaagaagatgtggtatgattgccaatgagacaaccgtctacaacagaccaaaatgacagacttaataacaactataggtcaccgtacggcctccaacaatgagcaaagcccataccgcatagtcagctataaaaggccccgatatgacaatgtagaacaattcaaacgagaaaaataacggcctcatttatataaaaaaaaatgaacgaaaaacagatatgtaactcataaacaaacgacaaccactgaattacaggctattTATGCATATGGAACTTGATAGATTCCCTGGTAAAACATCCTTTTCGGATTGTTTTTACTGAATTATTATAAAAAGAGTTCCAATGTTCCGCGTTATACATCTTTTGCATGTCAATCTCAAATTTCATAAATCACTGGCAACATTCGTACATGGGAAAGCACTAACAATCCAATgtcatatataatttatatttctaaGAAACCTATCTCTTTTAAAAATGATCAGTACTGATTTTCGAAGTGTCCGGCATACAATCCAGCTGGATTCGTACATACtggcaaaaaaaaattattattcataTATTGGAATAGATGGAATAGACATCAAGATTTCTCCTCGATTTGCCTCGAATAATTCAGACTGATAAAtttacatacaaacaaacacacacaataTTTAATATGTGTTTCTGTATCACAAAAGCAATAGGAAatacattcaaaatattttgtgcACACAAGCTACAGTATGACAACAAATTTTCGAAAGTACATGGTGTATGCACGGACAAGTGTAAGTCTGTATTCCCCGTTGTCTATCATGCACACTATTTTAATATTAGAGTCATTCGTAAGTACATGATGTCTTTATTCTGTACAGGGTTCATTTCTGTATCAGAAGTgtatccttttctttttttaccaCTGTCATTCTTAATAAGTGTACTCCTTATTattctcaaatttatttttgtttggtcATTGTTCTCTATTCATTTATAGCATTGGCTCTATTCTCTTTTTATTACCCCATCAACACtctatattgtatattattttgccTTTGAGAGGTCGATTTCCAAATGTTTAAGCAAATTTAAATGACAACTATAATAGTCAACTGTCAGTCATTCTAACACgattaaaaataactgattttgttTACCCACAACTAGTTTGTAGAATGCGTAGTAAACAAACATGTGGagtgtttttttctctcaaatatatgttttatgtCCTGTGACAAATACTTAAGGAATACTTTCTACAAGTACTAGTTAGTATCATTACAGTCTTTTAATGTGAATATATAAAATACCAAAACACATGACATCAACTAATATTACCTCTAATATTCTTTGGTATACATTCTTCCTGCTCAATTTCTATTTTCGTTATTTTCTCTTTTAGATCTGAACGTTCTTCTGTTCCTGAAATACGAACAGAAATTCTGTTGTCTATTATACTACGCAAATCGCATAAGCGTAAGGTTAAATTCAAAATTATCATGCCAAACATATGTTAATATAAGAATT
Encoded here:
- the LOC139494074 gene encoding uncharacterized protein, with translation MATNITKEEDNFLRIVYLTYRVGTTALRRYFDGFHPNLQSDLSFPPNKAILLDLHKPPRGQRRVLYQEQWNILYPSSGSAVVSSVDLDTTLMACLLRHLPPNISPPAFGFDALPQSHELCDGAHIARIKYYKNFIVSHSKDGKLSDTDCNRIWIDLEKAIHNLGNQQDVLDADDAKSKSLDYNTLKKLVNQDDSIQRNVNRLNYHSNELAVQSSKITKLESTMQKGTEERSDLKEKITKIEIEQEECIPKNIRDQIENEITEWEIKDNMFVSTRASEYVLECLQTNSCLTLTAPSGVGKSFIARHTALVLQKEGYKIIPVRKQDDIRDYYQPGKQTVFIIDDICGNFTANQLQIENWQQLLPVIKTIIADKCCKIIVSCRLQVYRDDKFNILEPFKTCECNLMSDKLCLTAEEKYIMASMYIDSSLDNIDKLSQNSEFFPLLCSLYLKEKHGDVKEFFKNPFFVYQTELDSLGRHGDEGNYKICSLALLVLFNNQLKDKWIQGTVTRDQQQLIETTCDACGLNRGTSKAKLKEALLTLEGTFVHKQDGIYRTVHDKLFDFLAYYFGQKMIECLIDHADSDFVHERFIWRNSTDEGKSNIDFLIQIPEENFGLYLERFIKDWATGKVSVTFMNNNLKVLDFRQQLLKHLQNLDKSLQVTLANTCDTVLSKEHYGSGSTPLILTCFDGYTDMVQWILHTDVDVDQCRDDGVSGLSMTSQNGHTEILKLLLERNPNIDLCPNNGCSPLYIASQNGNTEIVKLLLEKNPNIDICPNNGCSPLYIASQNGNTDVVKLLLEKSPDINLCNSDGCSPLFMASQNGHTDIVKLLLEKNSNINLCVNNGCSPLRQASQEGHTKIVKLLLERNPNVDVCDNVGGSPLYMSSQNGHTDIVKLLLERNPDIDLCQNDGCSPLYIASQNGNTDIVKLLLERNPNIDLCQKDGCSPLYIASQNGHTKIVKLLLEKNPNINLCDEDGCSPLRQASKNGHTEIVKLLLEKNPYVDLCRTNGCSPLFMASQNGHTAIVKLLLEKNPNINLCQTDGCSPLFVAS